One segment of Hirundo rustica isolate bHirRus1 chromosome 21, bHirRus1.pri.v3, whole genome shotgun sequence DNA contains the following:
- the F8 gene encoding coagulation factor VIII has product MGATWQDSLLRWYQPMTPSQTHSGQSSEELCAAPCSEANPDFLAPWQEKDLHSGLIGPLIICNHGVLSYVSRRQLAVQEFSLLFTIFDETKSWYFPENVGRNCRPPCRLQQDSPDFKRNHSFHAINGYVSDTLPGLVMAQQQRVRWHLLNMGSTEDIHSVHFHGQLFNVRTGQEYRMGVYNLYPGVFGTVEMWPSHAGIWRVECKVGEHQQAGMSALFLVYDLNCRNALGMASGGIADSQITASGQYGQWAPSLARLDNAGSINAWSTDRSNAWIQVDLLHPTIIHGIKTQGARQKFSSFYISQFVVFYSLDGRRWKTYKGNATSTQMLFFGNVDASGVKENHFKPPIVARHIRIHPTHYNIRATLRMELLGCDLNSCSMPLGMENRGIPDEHISASSHSANVFSRWAPALARLNLQGRTNAWRPKSNSPREWLQVDFEVTKKVTAIITQGAKALFTQMFVKEFAVSISQDGVHWSPVLQSGMEKIFKANQDHQSTVTNTLEPPLFARYVRIHPRQWHNHIALRIEFLGCDTQQEY; this is encoded by the exons CGCTGCCCCCTGCTCGGAGGCAAACCCTGATTTCCTGGCTCCCTGGCAGGAGAAGGACCTGCACTCAGGCCTCATCGGGCCACTGATCATCTGCAACCACGGAGTGCTGAGCTACGTTTCCAGGAGGCAGCTGGCTGTGCAGGAGTTCTCCCTGCTCTTCACCATCTTTGACGAGACCAAAAGCTGGTACTTCCCGGAGAACGTGGGCAGAAACTGCCGCCCTCCCTGCCGGCTCCAGCAGGACAGCCCTGACTTTAAGAGAAACCATTCCTTCCACG ccATCAACGGCTACGTGAGTGACaccctgcctgggctggtgatggcccagcagcagcgggTCCGATGGCACCTCCTGAACATGGGCAGCACTGAGGACATCCACTCTGTTCACTTCCACGGGCAGCTGTTCAACGTCAGGACTGGCCAGGAGTATCGCATGGGGGTCTACAACCTTTATCCTG GTGTCTTTGGGACAGTGGAGATGTGGCCCTCCCATGCTGGGATCTGGAGGGTGGAGTGCAAAGTGGGAGAGCACCAACAAGCTGGAATGAGTGCCCTCTTCCTCGTGTACGACCTGA ACTGCCGGAATGCCCTGGGTATGGCCTCAGGTGGCATTGCAGACTCTCAGATCACAGCCTCGGGGCAGTATG GGCAGTGGGCTCCttccctggccaggctggacaaCGCCGGCTCCATCAACGCTTGGAGCACCGACCGCAGCAATGCCTGGATCCAG GTGGATCTTTTGCATCCCACCATTATTCACGGCATAAAGACCCAAGGGGCCCGACAAAAGTTCTCCAGCTTCTACATCTCCCAGTTTGTTGTGTTCTACAGCCTTGACGGGCGAAGGTGGAAGACATACAAGGGGAATGCCACGAGCACACAGATG CTCTTCTTTGGAAACGTGGATGCAAGTGGAGTGAAAGAAAACCATTTCAAGCCCCCGATCGTAGCCCGGCACATCCGCATCCACCCCACCCACTACAACATCCGAGCCACGCTGCGCATGGAGCTCCTGGGCTGCGACCTCAACA gctgctccatgccCTTAGGAATGGAGAACAGAGGGATTCCTGATGAGCACATCTCCGCGTCCTCCCACAGCGCCAACGTCTTCTCCAGATGGGCACCTGCCCTGGCCCGCCTGAACCTGCAGGGCAGGACCAACGCCTGGAGGCCAAAG AGCAACAGCCCCAGAGAGTGGCTGCAGGTGGACTTCGAAGTAACCAAGAAGGTGACTGCAATCATAACCCAAGGTGCCAAAGCTCTCTTCACCCAGATGTTTGTGAAGGAGTTTGCTGTCTCCATCAGCCAGGATGGCGTGCACTGGAGCCCAGTCCTGCAAAGTGGCATGGAGAAG ATTTTCAAGGCCAACCAAGACCATCAGAGCACAGTGACAAATACCCTGGAGCCCCCTCTCTTTGCCCGCTATGTGAGGATACACCCCCGCCAGTGGCACAACCACATTGCCCTGCGAATAGAGTTCCTTGGCTGCGACACTCAGCAGGAGTACTGA